Part of the Spinacia oleracea cultivar Varoflay chromosome 5, BTI_SOV_V1, whole genome shotgun sequence genome, CCAATACAATTCATGATGTTGAATTCATAGAAAGTCATTTACCAACCGCCTATGATCAACTTGTTCCTTACATGGAACAAAATTATCTTGAGCTCGAGGATTTGTCATTCTTTATTGATGAtgatcagaatatttttactgaTAACAATGTTGAATTAAATACAACAAGCGAGCTTGTTATTTCTGATATACCAGAGGCAACATCAATGTGGATGTTCTCTTTCCCAGAAGAAGAATTTGATGATACTAGACTATCCGGAGACTCATCTGCTGAGATATGTTCTGATTCAGATGCAACTAGGTTCAGAGTAAATCACACTGACAGCAGAAATCTCAACGATTTCCCTAGAGACTGTGAGCTGCAAGTATTACTGCGGCCAGTTTTCAAAATAAACAAAGATTGTGACTCGTGTAAGGAAAATGTGTCCTCTGAGGAAGGATTTGGTTCTTCGGCAATGGAATCAAGTGAACCATTTGAAGAAGGCGGTGAGCAAGAACAGCTTTTGGAAGATGTGATTACTACTCAGTACAAAAATTCATATGAAGATACTCTCTTTTGTTTCTGTAATACTAGTAAATCGTCTGTAACCTCATTACCAGAAACAGCTCTTTGCAACACTATGTCAGACTACGAAAGCACGTTTGGTATGACTTCAGCCCCTTCATTAGAGAGCTTAGAAAGTGCAACTATTGTAGATGAGAAACGCCAACAACCTGCTTCTGAGTTTCTTGATAAGAATTCTAAGAAGCCTAAACGCAGCAGACCGAGGCCAAGAGATAGACAACTCATTCAAGATCGACTCAAAGTGTTGCGCAAATTAGTCCCAGATAGTGAAAAAGTCAGTATctttaacaataataataccctgtctgtttttttatttgtttgacATAATAGAACCTGAAAAGTGCAGAGATGTTTTTGGATTCACAGTGTAGCATTGATGGGCTGCTAGACCAAACTGCAAAGCATATGATGTTCTTAAAAAGTGTGAATGAACAAGCAGAAAAGGTGAAGAAGTTGGTATCTGAAGAAAAGGTACATGAACTATTAAAACTCTGGtactatataatatatatataagcaTTTAAATTTCCAAATTTGCATGTTGGAAACCATGGTAACAACTTTGAGCAGGGTACAGAGACTACCATACTCACATGTTTTACCATTAGCAAGTTTCATTGTCCTTGGAAGAATTGATGCTCGCGACAACTGGATTTTATATTGGGAATTGGATGAAGCAGAGGACTGAGGAGTGATGCTTGCTCCTATGCTGCCTGATTTCGCAAATATAAGCATCTTCTCTTGGCCCTATATCCTTTTAAGAATGTGGAAATTTCCCAACTCTGAATGACATGTTTGAACTCTTTTGATTACTATGCAGGCTGCAACAGTACAAGGTGGAAATGACTTTGAGGCATGCCCTATTATTGTCAAAGATTTGGAACACCCTAGCCAATTTCTCATACAGGTATAACCTATAATTAGTACTAGTTTTTGACATTGTGATGATTAGTAGCCAATTTCTGATACAGGGTATAACCTATAATTAGTAGTAGTTCTTAACctataactagcttttgagcccgttcttTGAACTGACAGTTATATTAGTGGTAATTAAGCCATCttttaaagtgttaattttATTGCGGGTTTGTGATTTAATTAGtgggaatatatgatttatatgtgagttaaatttaaaatttaaaaatatataaaatagatGATATATTAATATTGAATGTTAAATAGGGAGATGAAGTGGAAGAGgttgaatgaatatatgaaCTAAATGGTGAATTGATCTTGAAAGAGGAAGATGAAGGGAAAGAGGTGTTGAAACTGTAAAATACTTTATATAACAAATGAAAaattgggaaaaaaaattatggaTGAAAAATGgggtgacacatgtcatctaatgaTCTATGAAAGAatggtgacacatgtcatctaatgatatatggttttcttttttaaatactagggggcgtttggttgggggtatTCAGGAAAGGGAAAGGTAATCAACTACCTTTATTCCCTTTCTTGTTGTTTGTTAGACCAATTcaatcattccctttacccacTTGATTACCCAACATCCCTCTACCATGATTCCCCACCCCCCCAAGGAATCACCCTTACCCCAAACTCCTCTTCACCCAACCAACTTAACTACCATCCTTGACCATCCTTGACCACCACACCACCACCTATTCATGGTCCCAACCACCTCACCAAAACCCCCAAAAATCCGTTGAACCACCACCAGCACCACCAAACCACCGTACCACCACCCAACACCACCGTACCACCGTGAAACCACCGTACAACCACCCAACACCACCGAAAACATCGTAAAACCACCGTACCACCACCCATCACCACCCAAATCACCACGAAACCACGAAATCACCACCGAAACCACCACGAAACAACCATACTACCACCCAACAGCCCTCTACAACCACCGAAATCACCATAACACAACCAAAATAACCCTAATACCACCGAAATCATCTTACCCATCACAAAAACCAAGCATTGAACCACCGAAATTGACCCCAACTACCCAAAATAAACCCTAATCTCGCCGGAAAATTAGATCTAAAAGAAAGATGAaaaatagaggagagagaaagaggggaaTGGGCGGCGCTCGTAGGGGAGGGTAGGCGGCGAAGTGGGCTGGCGGTGCTCGTAAGGGAGGGGAGGGGAGGCGGCGGAGTGGGATGGCTTGCCTGCTTTGAAGATCGGCGTTCTTTGAGGATGGGCGAAGAGGCGGTGGAGTGGTGCAAGATCTGGAATGGGCGCGGTGGGTGAGTGAAGAGGCGGTGGAGTGGCGGTTTGCGAGGAACGGTGGGTGGGGAGGCGGTGGAGTAGGGTTCGCGACGGAGAAGATCTGGAATGGGCGGCGCGGTGGGTCGGGTACGTGGCGGTGGAGTGACTGAGGTAAGGGGTGGTGGAGAGAATggtttccttttgattttgtaaACCAAACAACTTGTGATAATATAGGGATTGTCTTTCCATTCCATTCCATACCCTTTGTTGATTCCATTCCCTTTACCTCGTGTGAACCAAATGGCCCCTAGGTATAGATTAGCGCGCTCTAAATAATGTAGACACACAGTTGTTAACTAAACTAAACTCGCTTTTCTACCTGTTTAACAGATGGTTTGTACTGATGATGGAGTCTTCTTTGAAATGGCTGAAGTAATGCATAAATTGAAGCTGACCATCTTGAAAGGAACAATGGAAAATCGGGGTAACAAGTGGGCAAGCTTCATTGTTGAAGTACTAAACATTACTCTTTATAGACTATAGTAATTATGTTAGAATCTATCAGTTACTTTTAGAATTGTTTTAAGTCCTTAATTACTGAAATAATCGCGTTGTCTACAGGGTTCGAAGGGGTTTAACAGATTGGACATATTCTGGCCACTAATGCGAATACTACAGAAAAATGGGAACTGGATTGCAGACCAACTGTGTCCTTAACTGTACATTCCTTGATCAAGAAGAGGTACTGTGAAGAAGAACATGAGAAGAAGACATCTAAATTCGTTAACATCTTAACAACAACATAAACATTGAAAGATCTATTGTGTTTTTTATGTACAATAACGTTGTACAGAGTACTACTTAGTACTTATATACAACGGTTGATTTTTTAATCTTGATTGATGCCATTATACGTATTAATTAACGTTTGTAGCGAGTTTAGAGGCCTTAATACAACTACATCATTCATCTGGATGAAATGGATGCATGGTGATTGGTGACCAAACATTATCAACTTATTGTCTTATTTCTTTACTTAATGAAGGGATAATTAGTTTCTAATTAGAGTGCTAATACTGTAGTTAGCCAGCCAATCAAGAGATGGAGATTgatttagtttttatttttgacggaaAAATTGTCATAGTTACTTTAATTAACGTAAGTTGGTCTTAAGGAGAAAAGTAGGCTACATATACCTTTATGGGTCGTTTGGTATGTTTATATTTCACCATATATTTTTTATGAAAATGCTAAAGTTTGTGTAAGTTACTTGTATATTAACAATAGCCGCATTTGGTCGTTATTACTATGTACGTAGTGTAAGATTATTCGTAGTTTCCTTACGTACAATAAAAGTGAAGTTGAataagttttagattttattgtatttgacttattttgtctgaacttatattatacttcgtatgtaATTACTGTTTTTGTAAATATTCTCCATGTTTTCTATAAAGTGGAGCTTTCTATAAAGTGTATCTTCCCATTTTCTTCAAAACCAAACAAGACCATGCACAATTCTCACTTTCCACGAAATATTACTTCCCGTGTATTTTCAAGTGAATCAAATAATTACTTAGATATTTCATTGTATATGAACACAAGTCAAATATATCATTTCAAGTCTTCAACTAACTTTTGtatgattgaaacttgaaagctACAAGTCAAGAGGAAAGATGGTGTAAAAGGGACACCATGGCCATGCAAACAACAATGCTTTTCTTCAATTTAATTTAGGTGGGCCTTTCCATGACATGGATGATGGATCCCTTCAACAACAGCTAAACCATTAGCAAACATATTAATTCGGATATTTATTGGCCACATTATGGAATAATCCGACATGTTAAGTTTAAGGCCTGAATTATGGACACGTGTACTCCGTGATGGCATGAAAAGACCACTTGTGCAGTTGTGTATGAGTGTATTAAAATGACATTAACTTAACATAATTTTAACATAATGATAAAAGAACTGAgtgatatacttcctccgttttaaTATTATTGCATCATATAGATGTTGTACAAAAATTTATTTAGCGCatagaagaaaaaaagagaaagacaaAACACAAATTTGCTCATGTAATATAAGCACTGAATAAGTCTAACAAATGTAAAGATGAAAGGGTATATTAAGTATTTGTAGCGTGAAAGTAAATGTTGTATTATCTTCGTCCCATACTCCGTATTAGTTTTGACACTTATCATGACACATAGATTTAGAAGATAAGttattgtttggttatcaaatatggagtattattttattataaaaGTAGATGGGAAAGTAAATAGTGGGTATTATTTATTGAGAAATAGATAGTGGCGTGTTTATTTAATGTAATGTGAGAAAGAGTAAGTCCCTTACTTTATGGTACTGGAAAGAGAGATGCATTAAAATAATTGTGGAACCTTCCCAAAAATTATATAATCTAGAATTCTGGATCGGATGAAAATGGAAAGTGCAAAAACTAATCTGAAAGAGATGGAATATTTCCTAAAATGAAAATGGTGCGATAATTGTGAAACTTATTTATATAATGGTGCAATAATagtattattttaaatttagatttttctacaTTGCGCCTCTATGTTATAGCTCTTTACTAAATAATACCCCTTGTTTCACGTGGAAAACTAAAATTTTACATAAATGACTACAACGTACGTTGTAAACCTAAAATTTACATAGAATCAATTAAAGCAACCACACTATATATAACTTTTATTGGAAAACTACGTTAGATAGTGATTAGGGAATACATTAAACGTATAAGTCTCTTCTCATAACCTTCAAGCTCTTTTATGTGGGAAAACAATACAATTTTCGGTTTGAGTAACATGAATATACAAATTCTAGCTATACAACGATTACAAAAGATAAACCAAATATTCCCTTACACAATATAAGACAATATACTACGGAGTATTACCTTTTCACTATTCTCTTACACAATATTCTCTTACACAATAAACTACAGAGTACTACCTTTTCACTTTTTGTTTCAATCcgcatttttcttaaaattactctatttttattttattcatattttattatcTCTCACTTCACTTTATAAGACAcgtttatactccgtatttaataATTGTCTTACTCCGATCCTATACTATCTATCTCTCCCTCCACCAGCCCCTAAATTAAAGCAAAAATACCCACATGAATAATTACTCTTTGGTTAATGTTGCCACGTTAACTGAACAAAACTCGTGAAAATGATTATAAAACTTACACCATTTAGGAAGCATGTACATGATTTTATTCTCTATCATATGGTAAATGTATGCTTCCTAATTCTATTCACTATTATATGGTACAAAACTCTAGATTATCCTAGCTTGTGGATCATTTGCGGAAGAAAAAAAATGGTACAAAACTCAAAAGGACTTGAAATTCTATGGCAGCATGGTCTAGTACTCTTGTTAAGTTTCCTTTTTCGATTGATTGACTCGTGGGTGTTACAAAATTTCTATAAATTTCAATGATTGTTAGTCTTTGTATACTTCGTGGGGACGTGGGGTGTCGCAATAATTGCCTTTATAACAATGTTGCTaactttgttattttttttgtgttttccttttttgtgtGGATATTTTATTGTTCTATATATCACCGCTGTAGACTTgtttactaaaaataaaattataaagtaAGAAAAACGTGGTTAGCACTTAGCAAGAAGGGACAGAAGGGAGGGAGGCTAAAGAGGGGGAAAAAAGATACCTACTCAGACTTGAAATGAAACATATCATATTGTCTTTCACAAGTTACTTATCTTTCACTTGTTTTCTTAAAATCAACGTGGTCCTATTTATTAGCAATGTTTCCATGGTACATTCAATCAATAAATGGTTTTAAAGAGGTCATTGTACCATAAAAATAatattgctttttttttttttggtgtagaTAGAGCCATAAAAGACAAGACGACAAATGATGCGAGATTCGATCTCAGTTCTTGAGTACCATCCCCTTAATACTTTACCAACTAAACTAGTTAACATCTATACAATTAATATTGTGAATCTTTATCAACTTTGCAAAAGTTCGTTAACAAATAATTTAAAATGTTAATGGTTGTAACAAATGTAGTAtaataacaaaaatattttaggcAAATATAAAGTCAAAACGATACAGATAAAAACAACGGACGAAGAGCAAGGACGATTACGAAGGCGGTAGAGGATAGGAATAATTGGGCCAGGTATACGGAGATGCGCAGCCCACTTTGGGTAGCCTGACAAATGTAATTCAGCCCACTCCAAGGTCATTGAAGTGCACACTTGCACAACTCCACAAAGTTTCATTAAACTTAACTTGTAAAAGTGGGTACAACCGTACAAGTAAATGaagtagttaattaaatcttcaGCGAAAAATGGAGTaataattaattgaattatccaaaacaatttaattaattaattaaattaaccaAAACGAAGTAATTAAAATGATCTACCAATTtccttgtttgttttttttgttgtctTATTCTTAATTTCTTATCAATAGTCTAATGTCTATTTTCACCCTTCCTTTTGTATTTGTTTTTCTCTTAGATGCTCCCCCTTCCATTTTCGACCTAATCACGCTAATGTTCCATGTGGAATGGTATAATAACAATTTCGGAGAGATTAATGTTGCATGTGGAATGTTAAAATATCGATGACACTCTTGTGTAAACGTATTTATAATCGCACATTATCAATTCCGAGCAAATCGGGCTTTAACTTTGTTTTCCTAGCGTTTGCCATAAATttgtaaatgtcattttacgAAACAATTCTACAAAACCTTGGGAGATCGTGCACGCTAGCGCatggtccaacaactagttaaaGGAAAGGTATATGATGCTGGAAACGTATACGATGTTGGAAACGTATACGATGTTGGAAACGTCGAGGTCAGTATAGGGTGTATGCGTATGTGACTTATTTAAAGATGTGATCGTGAAATAGGGCCAACAATGGAGTGATTGATGATAGATGTTGACAATACAGTATACTCCGTAAAAGAATCAGAGTCACATAAAAGAGACGTGGACATGTAAATGTGTAACAATAAAGATATGTAAGACGCTTTCTACTATTTACTTGTAGGAATTACCTTCAAAATCATAAACTAATTTAGTCATTTACACCTATTGATTACAACCTGTCACGATGAACAATCAATCCAAAGTTGTTTATTTTCTACAAGACTGCACCTACCAATTAGGTCTTGTCTAGAAGTTTCGATCCATCTCTTCATGCATGATGCATCCCAAATTACAATTTAGGCGAAAGGCTTATTATAGTGGGCCTCATGTCATTCTCATCCATGTAATTTTTACTGGTTTATATCTTGTAATAACTTGTTTAGGTGTTCTCCTTAATTACTCGTTAGAATGAATATAATTGTAGAGACGACTAACCTAGTTTCAGGCCTCGTGCGGAGCTAATCGC contains:
- the LOC110777790 gene encoding transcription factor bHLH155 isoform X1; this encodes METVALRQFLNNLCTGNSQWSYAIFWKLQQLENYKFLICEDVYYDFEKSQHQCQGILRDPLLYSRQEVVPSLEFGTNICDEVHPLDYPIGFAVADMSCCQYLLGEGVVGRAALAENDFWIYSDDDEYVKFLSQLEGTADGWLLPMAAGIKTTLLAPLLPYGVLQLGSFDKVAESLAVAADIRDRFFALASTNSIPFPSYDDGSFLCSLVLMPEPDNNAESPFPCNNLQRMDEDTANTIHDVEFIESHLPTAYDQLVPYMEQNYLELEDLSFFIDDDQNIFTDNNVELNTTSELVISDIPEATSMWMFSFPEEEFDDTRLSGDSSAEICSDSDATRFRVNHTDSRNLNDFPRDCELQVLLRPVFKINKDCDSCKENVSSEEGFGSSAMESSEPFEEGGEQEQLLEDVITTQYKNSYEDTLFCFCNTSKSSVTSLPETALCNTMSDYESTFGMTSAPSLESLESATIVDEKRQQPASEFLDKNSKKPKRSRPRPRDRQLIQDRLKVLRKLVPDSEKCSIDGLLDQTAKHMMFLKSVNEQAEKVKKLVSEEKAATVQGGNDFEACPIIVKDLEHPSQFLIQMVCTDDGVFFEMAEVMHKLKLTILKGTMENRGNKWASFIVEGSKGFNRLDIFWPLMRILQKNGNWIADQLCP
- the LOC110777790 gene encoding transcription factor bHLH155 isoform X4, producing the protein MSCCQYLLGEGVVGRAALAENDFWIYSDDDEYVKFLSQLEGTADGWLLPMAAGIKTTLLAPLLPYGVLQLGSFDKVAESLAVAADIRDRFFALASTNSIPFPSYDDGSFLCSLVLMPEPDNNAESPFPCNNLQRMDEDTANTIHDVEFIESHLPTAYDQLVPYMEQNYLELEDLSFFIDDDQNIFTDNNVELNTTSELVISDIPEATSMWMFSFPEEEFDDTRLSGDSSAEICSDSDATRFRVNHTDSRNLNDFPRDCELQVLLRPVFKINKDCDSCKENVSSEEGFGSSAMESSEPFEEGGEQEQLLEDVITTQYKNSYEDTLFCFCNTSKSSVTSLPETALCNTMSDYESTFGMTSAPSLESLESATIVDEKRQQPASEFLDKNSKKPKRSRPRPRDRQLIQDRLKVLRKLVPDSEKCSIDGLLDQTAKHMMFLKSVNEQAEKVKKLVSEEKAATVQGGNDFEACPIIVKDLEHPSQFLIQMVCTDDGVFFEMAEVMHKLKLTILKGTMENRGNKWASFIVEGSKGFNRLDIFWPLMRILQKNGNWIADQLCP
- the LOC110777790 gene encoding transcription factor EMB1444 isoform X3, translated to METVALRQFLNNLCTGNSQWSYAIFWKLQQLENYKFLICEDVYYDFEKSQHQCQGILRDPLLYSRQEVVPSLEFGTNICDEVHPLDYPIGFAVADMSCCQYLLGEGVVGRAALAENDFWIYSDDDEYVKFLSQLEGTADGWLLPMAAGIKVAESLAVAADIRDRFFALASTNSIPFPSYDDGSFLCSLVLMPEPDNNAESPFPCNNLQRMDEDTANTIHDVEFIESHLPTAYDQLVPYMEQNYLELEDLSFFIDDDQNIFTDNNVELNTTSELVISDIPEATSMWMFSFPEEEFDDTRLSGDSSAEICSDSDATRFRVNHTDSRNLNDFPRDCELQVLLRPVFKINKDCDSCKENVSSEEGFGSSAMESSEPFEEGGEQEQLLEDVITTQYKNSYEDTLFCFCNTSKSSVTSLPETALCNTMSDYESTFGMTSAPSLESLESATIVDEKRQQPASEFLDKNSKKPKRSRPRPRDRQLIQDRLKVLRKLVPDSEKCSIDGLLDQTAKHMMFLKSVNEQAEKVKKLVSEEKAATVQGGNDFEACPIIVKDLEHPSQFLIQMVCTDDGVFFEMAEVMHKLKLTILKGTMENRGNKWASFIVEGSKGFNRLDIFWPLMRILQKNGNWIADQLCP
- the LOC110777790 gene encoding transcription factor bHLH155 isoform X2, with translation MVDCNTLPITHILFWFLICEDVYYDFEKSQHQCQGILRDPLLYSRQEVVPSLEFGTNICDEVHPLDYPIGFAVADMSCCQYLLGEGVVGRAALAENDFWIYSDDDEYVKFLSQLEGTADGWLLPMAAGIKTTLLAPLLPYGVLQLGSFDKVAESLAVAADIRDRFFALASTNSIPFPSYDDGSFLCSLVLMPEPDNNAESPFPCNNLQRMDEDTANTIHDVEFIESHLPTAYDQLVPYMEQNYLELEDLSFFIDDDQNIFTDNNVELNTTSELVISDIPEATSMWMFSFPEEEFDDTRLSGDSSAEICSDSDATRFRVNHTDSRNLNDFPRDCELQVLLRPVFKINKDCDSCKENVSSEEGFGSSAMESSEPFEEGGEQEQLLEDVITTQYKNSYEDTLFCFCNTSKSSVTSLPETALCNTMSDYESTFGMTSAPSLESLESATIVDEKRQQPASEFLDKNSKKPKRSRPRPRDRQLIQDRLKVLRKLVPDSEKCSIDGLLDQTAKHMMFLKSVNEQAEKVKKLVSEEKAATVQGGNDFEACPIIVKDLEHPSQFLIQMVCTDDGVFFEMAEVMHKLKLTILKGTMENRGNKWASFIVEGSKGFNRLDIFWPLMRILQKNGNWIADQLCP